The Tenuifilum thalassicum genome includes the window AAAAAAGGCATGTAACCGAACGTATTGACAAGTTTCTTACACACAAGTTTTTTGGATTCCCAATTTTCATTTTCCTTATATGGCTAACCTTTTTCACTACATTCACAGTTGGCCAATACCCAATGAACTGGATAGAATTGGGTGTAGACTGGATAAGTAAAACAATAAACTCTTATATGACCGAGGGTCCACTAAAAGACCTTTTGGTAAATGGAATAATTAGCGGCGTTGGAAGTGTTATAGTTTTCTTACCTAACATCCTCATCCTTTTTCTATTCATCTCATTATTAGAAGATACAGGTTACATGGCGCGTGCAGCATTTATCATGGATAAGCTAATGCACAAGATAGGATTGCATGGAAAATCATTCATACCTCTTGTTATGGGATTTGGATGTAATGTACCCGCAATAATGGCGTCGAGAACAATTGAAAATAAGAACAATCGTTTAGTTACTATGCTCATTACCCCCTTTATGAGTTGTAGTGCACGACTACCAGTTTACATCCTAATTTTAGGTGCATTTTTCCCCGAACATGCCGGTAATCTTCTTTTTGTAATATATTTCACAGGAATTTTAATTGCAATTGGAACCGCTCTTCTTTTCAAGAAAACAATATTTAAGGCTGAAGACATTCCATTTGTAATGGAACTGCCACCCTACAGAATGCCTACACTTCGCTCTACGATTTTTCATATGTGGCATAAAGGTTCACAGTACCTTAAAAAGATGGGTGGAGTAATTTTGGTAGCCGTTATATTCATTTGGGCCTTAGGATATTTTCCTAGTGAAATTGAGTACTCAAAAGATTACGACAAATCGTTAAAATCATTGACTCAAGAAATTGAAAATCAAAACACCTCCAAAGAAGCCACCGATAGCCTTATGGCTAGAATTCATCAAATAGAATTAGAAAAGGAAGCCGAACGTCAAGAAAAATCCTATTTGGGCAGAATTGGAAAGTTTATTGAGCCAGCTATTCGTCCATTGGGCTTCGATTGGAAAATGGGAGTTAGCTTACTTTCTGGTGTGGCAGCAAAAGAAATTGTTGTTAGCACTTTAGGTGTACTATACCAATCGGATACCGAAACGGATACCAATAACCTAGCGGAAAAGTTGAGAGCTGAGACTCATCAGGGAGGTGCACTTCATGGGGAGTTTGTTTTCACTAAGGTTACAGCACTAGCATTTTTAATATTTATTCTTGTCTACTTCCCTTGTGTCGCAGTTATTTCTGCAATAAAAAACGAATCGGGCTCGTGGAAATGGGCAATCTTTACAATATTCTTTACAACTGGATTAGCTTGGTTGCTAGCTTTTCTGGTTTATCAAATTGGAAACTTAATAGTAGGTTGATATGGTGCAAGAGATTTTAGTTTACCTGATAATAGCTGGTGCAATAGCTTATACGGCATACAATGTTTATCAAATTTTTAATCCTAAGAAGATAAACTCTGGTAAGTGTGCCGGATGCTCAACGGGTTCATGTGAAATAAAGAGTTTTGCAAACAAGAAAATTTAACATAATTTGATTAGCAATTAGTAGCTTAAATAAAGTTAAGCCCTTGCTGACTTAAATTAAATGCAATGCATAAAAACACTTAAATAATCTAGCAAATGAAAACAGTAAATCTTAAGGTGAAAAACATGAAATGTATGGGATGTGTTAACTCCATACAAAATAGCCTTACTGGGATGAATGGGATTAATGATGTTAAAATTGATTTAACCAATCAAACAGTAACGCTTACGTATGAATCCGATAATGCACTAGAAGATGTTTTTTCTAAACTAAAAGATATAGGATATCCAGCCGAGAAATTATAGCACATGATGTTTTCAATGCTATAATTAATAAATAGGTATAAGAGCAAAATTCCATATCCTTGTTAAAAACTTTTATACGGAAACCAAACAACGGTTTCCGATTTTTTATACATTTGCAATGCAAAACTAGGGGTGCCTGGCAAAGGCTGAGATCATACCCTTTAAACCTGAACAGGATAATACCTGCGGAGGGAAGTTTTGAGGTGTCAATTCTCCAAGCTTTTACCCTGTTGCATCTCCTAGTTTATTAAGTCAAACTAAAACTAATAAACTATGGAGTATCTGGTTTCCAAAGGAATTGTTGATTCCTACTTCGAAAAATTCAAAAAAATCCTAAATGTAGATGTTGCCATCGTAGGTGGCGGTCCTTCAGGACTTTTAGCATCCTACTACCTGGCTAAGAATGGTGTAAACGTCGTTCTTTTCGAACGCAAATTAGCTCCAGGAGGTGGAATGTGGGGCGGTGCCATGATGTTTAACGATATTATAGTCCAACACGAGGCATTGCCAATTGTTAATGAGTTAGGGATAAACCACAAACCTTACGCTGAAGGATTATATGTAATTGACTCCCTTCAGGCAACATCTTCGCTAATCTACCATGCAAGCAAAGCAGGCGCTACGCTAATGAACTGCATTTCCGTTGAGGATGTTGTCATACAAGACGAAAAAGTAAACGGTGTAGTTATAAACTGGGCTCCAGTTCACCGCGAAAGGATGCACGTTGATCCTATCATTGTAACTGCAAAAGTTGTTCTTGACGCAACCGGTCACGATTGTGAAGTGGCAAGAATCCTAGAGCGCAAGAATGGCATTAAACTTAACACACCAACTGGAAGCGTAATTGGGGAACGTAGTATGAGTGTTTACGAGGCCGAGAAAACTACCATTGAAAACACCAAAGAGATTTATCCGGGTTTGTTTGTCTCGGGCATGGCTGCAAATGGTGTTAGTGGAAGTTTCCGCATGGGGCCAATATTTGGAGGTATGCTTCTTTCTGGTCAAAAAGTTGCAAATACCATACTTAACGCAGTTAATCAAACAGTTTAGCTATGATAAGAAAAGAAGAAGGGTTTGGGCTATATGTAATTATTACACGCCCAACCCTTTCATATACTACAATAGCTGAGCAATGTGTTAAGTTGGGTATTAAAATGCTACAGCTAAGAGAAAAGCATCTTGACGATAGGCATCTTCTGAAAGTAGCTCGTGAACTCAGACAAATCACCAAGGGAACCAATACAAAACTTGTAATAAACGACCGACCTGATATTGCAGCACTTTGCGATGCCGATTACCTACACCTTGGACAAGATGATATACCAATTGAAGAGGCTCGCAAGATTGTAGGGAATATGAAGATTGGATTATCGACCCATTCCATTGCACAAGCCAAAGAAGCCCTAACGAAAAATCCCGATTACATCGGCTTTGGTCCAATTTATCCAACTAATGCTAAAGCAAAACCCGACCCACCTGTTGGAACTGAACAGCTAAAACAGGTAGTAGAGTTTAGTAGCGTACCAGTTGTTGCAATTGGAGGAATCTTTCCTGAAAATATTGAGGAAGTTCTTAGTGCTGGAGCAACTAGCATTGCCATGGTACGTCACCTAATGCAAACAGAATTTTTTACAGAATGTGCTAAAATGATAATTGAAAGGATTGAAAACTATGAATACTCAACTTCAATATGCAGCTAAGGGAATAGTCACCCCAGAAATGGAGCAAGCTGCCTTACACGATGGCGTTTCACCCAATTGGATATGCGCTCAAATTGCAGCAGGGCGGTGTGTTATTCCTAAAAACAAAAATCACAACATAAAAGCCAGAGCAATAGGTGATGGTCTTCCAACAAAAATTAATGCTAATATTGGAACATCTGGAAAGCATTGCTCCATAAACGAAGAGTTAGAAAAGTTAAAAATTGCTGCCAAATATGGCGCCGATTCAATAATGGACCTTTCAACGGGAGGCGATTTATTTCTAATTCTCTCAGAAGTTCTAAAGAACTCACCAGTAATGGTTGGCACGGTTCCAATCTATACCGTTGTAGCAAGAAAAGGAGAATTAGGCTTAAGCGATGAATTTATTTTTGACCCCGAGGAACTATTCCATGAAATTGAGGAGCAGGCAAAATTGGGCGTTGATTTCATGACCCTACACTGCGCTGTGACTCGCGAAAGTATTCGCTATCTCAAGACACATAAAAGAGTTACAGGCATTGTAAGCCGAGGAGGTTCATTAATTTATCGTTATATTAAACAAACAGGTAAAGAGAATCCTCTATACGAGCAATACGACAGAGTACTAGAAATATGCCAAAGGTACGATGTAACTATAAGTTTAGGAGATGGATTGCGCCCTGGTAGTGGCGCCGATGCAAACGACCACAGTCAAATTGAAGAACTGCTTATTCAAGGCGATTTAGTTAGGCGTGCCCAAGAAAAAGGAGTTCAAGTTATGGTTGAAGGCCCAGGTCACATGCCTCTCAACCAAATCGAAGCTAACATGAAACTAATGAAACGTATTTGTTATGGTGCTCCCCTTTACGTTTTAGGCCCACTTACTACCGATGCTGCAGCGGGTTACGACCATATTGCAGGTGCAATTGGCGGTGCAATTGCTGCCACCCATGGTGCTAATTTCCTTTGTTATGTTACCCCCGCAGAACATCTCTGCTTACCTAATATCGATGACGTTAAACAAGGTGTTATTGCTAGCCGAATTGCTGCACATTCTGCCGACATTGCTAATGGTCTCCCACTCGCTACATTAAACGATCTAAATTTATCGCGAGCTCGGTATGAGCTAAACTGGAACGAAATGTTCAAGTATATGATTGACCCAGAAAATGCACGCAAAAGAAAAAATGATTCGGAAAGCGAGAAGGACGATTACTGCACAATGTGCGGAGAATTATGCGCAATGAAAACTTACAAAAACTCAAGTAACTAATTTTATCTCATCAGCCTGGAGTAACTCCAGGCTGATTAATGTTTCAAAAAATGGTTCACATTTGCTGTATAGCTGCTCACGATACAAGCAATGGTGCTGGCATTACGCACGATTGTATTGTTGCTCATGATTTTGGCATAATGGCACATCCTGTTATTACAGCCATAACTACTCAGTCGTTTTACAATGTAGAAAAGATTGAACCCATTTATCCTGAAATAGTTAAAATGCAGTTAGAAAGTATTTTCAGAAATTTTCCAATAGCTGCAATTAAAATCGGAATGCTTTACGATCCAGAAACTATTAAAGCTGTTGCAGGAACTATTTCTCAACATCCCGATGCGATTACAATAGTTGACCCCATCATTAAATCGAGCGGTGGAGAAAACCTTTTGGCTAGGAAAGGATATAATACCTTAAAAGAAGAGTTATTACCCTTGGCAAATATTATCACTCCTAACAGAAATGAGCTCGAACAACTTTCAGAAATGGCTATTAACAGCATTGATGATGCGTTAAAAGCAGCACAAGTAATTTCAAGCCAGTATAAATGCAATGTTTTGGTTAAAGGTGGCCATTTTGATGGAACTATTTTAGAAGATTTCCTAATTGGCAACAACCTAAAAACATCTGTTACTCACGAACGTCGAAATTATAGGTACAACCATGGTAGCGGATGTACTCTTTCAACAGCACTAACATGCGCTTTAGCACTTGGATACAATAATCAGGAAGCTCTAAGGCATGCAGTAAACTACACTACCAAGTATTTTGATAGCATGAACATATCAATGTTTGAGTAGAATAATTTAAAATTTAGCGCCAAAACTAAAATAAAGCATACCTTTCTGAGGTTCAGTCAGGTACCTGTAATTAACAGAGCCACTAAGGTTTGATAATAGTTTATAATGAAGGCCCAATAGAATAAAGTGAGATCTTTCAATGTTTAGTGGTAAAGAGCGATTAATATAATCGTACCGGCCTATTATATCGGCCATAGGAGTAACAGAATAGCTTAGAAATGAGGAAATACCCCAAAAATCAGAATTCTTAGTAAATCCGTAATTTTTAACTGCATTATATTCAACTGCAAAACGATAACGCTCACTTTTGTAACCAGCAAAAAGCGATGTAACGCTTTTATCGTGACCTCCTATAAGGCTCTTTGGTGCAGGTGAAAAATCGGAATAAAACTTAACAATTGCACCTTTAACTGGGTAATACTCTAGGTTTAGTGAGTAAAGAAAATTGGCATCGCTATCCTGATGTTTAAATGGGCCATCTCCATTCGTTACAGAAAGTTGAGCTAGTAGTTTTGAGTTGTATTTCAGATCGACTTGAGCACCGAAATCGGCAGGATTACCATACCTGTGCACCTCTTGGAAGGTGAAATAGATATATCGGTATCCCCAAAACTTGTCCTGTGTGGTTAAATACTGTGTGTTTAATAGCTGTCCAATATGAAAATCGATAAAAGATGCTGGTGAATACTTTATTTCTGCCATTTTTAAAAAAGCTGTATAACGGCTACCCTCGTTGTAAGAAACATTTAACTCTGCCCCTAAACTATCGGTTACTCTGATAGCGTTTGTGGTTCGGGTTACGTCGTAAATGAGTGTGGCTTTAAACCTATCGTTCAAAGAAGCCGAATAACCCAAAAGCGCCGTAGGCATCTCAAATGCGCTACTTGGTGTATTACTACCACTAAGAGTGGTGTAATATGACGCAAAAATATTAGCCCAAATTTTATGCTTTAGCACATCGGTTGGATTCTTTTTACTCAATGAATCCTGAGAAAATGAATTTATGGTAAGTAAGCTTGAAAGTAATATCAGTAAACCTGTTCGCATTTTTTAAAAATTTAGCCGCGAAGGTATGAATATCGTTACTTTTAACAAAGAAAGACAAGGTGTTTCTGGGCAGAGTATTTAATCACATTGCCTCTATTATGGAAAATTCAAGCATGTATAGAATGATAAAAAAATATCATCCTAGCAACACAACTAGAAACTGTGTAATATCAATCTTTTTCAGATAAGCTAGGTAGAAGTTCATCCCTCACCCACTTGTAGTTTGGTTCTATGGCCAAAATTTTTAAATAGATGTTTTTTGCGAGCCTCTTATCACCTGCTTTCTTGGCAGCCAGCCCCATTTGAGTGTAAGTATTTATATACCACCAGGTCTTTTTGAGCGGTTTTTCCAATTCTATTTGCTCAATAGCTTTACGATAATAAGCAATGGCTTCAATAGGATTTCCTCCTACTATTGAAGGTGCATAATGCATAGCATTCCCTTTTTCAATAATTGCATAGATATTGGATGGGTCAATGGATAATGCTTCATTTATAAGTGAGGCACTTTTAGGCCCAAGAAAAGGAACCTTATAAGGGCTTATTGAAATTCGGTATGCCAGCAATGCAGCCTGAATGGCTTTAGAAGACGATTTATAATTTGATGATTTTACTAATATATTGGCATTATCTTCAGCTTTTTCTATTAGCTTTTCAGCTTTATCTATCTGCTTATTTCCTAATAAGTAACCAATATAACCATATTGAGCATGCAAAAGTTTAAATCGAGTTGTTGGTGAAGGTGATATGGAAACCAAAACCTCGAGTTCGCCTATCACCTTTTCCCAGTCATCCATTTTGCCAGTAACAAAAGCTTGGTATAAACGCTTATCGTACTCATCATAGTTATAGTCAACAGTGGTTTCGCTAACACTAACCAACGAAACAATAAGGGACATAAACAAAACTAAGCCTTTCAACATACTGCAAGAACTATATTATTTTTCTACCCTTCCAAATGAGTTTCACCTTTTTCTGGTTTCTTTCCCATTTGATAACCATTAACAAAAAGGCTATCTGTTGAAATGGAAATAGTAAAACAGTTTTAATAATACTATGTTTTGAAAGATCAGCAACAAGTATCCTTGCCATTAAAACCGAAAAGAAATAAACAAAAATCAGAGGGAATGGTAAAAATGTAAGAACAAGTATAGGGCCAATAGTTGTAAAAGCAGCAAGTCCTATCATAAAGTAATGGTTTTGACTGAATAACTGGAAAATATTTTCAGACACACCATTTATTGCATCAGCAGGATTAGGGTACATCCTGCAACGTATATCACTAGGCAAGCCAAGTAAAACTTCTGCTTTAAACTTTAACCGTTTTATTTTTTTTTGATTCGTTTTAATTTTCTTCCAAGATTTATTTTGAAGCATTTCTTGAAAATGATCACGGAAGAAATCGGCACTAAGCAATATCATTTGACTATTTGTTTCAAATAGCAATATGAGCTTTCTCAAAGACATAAATTTTAATGGATTCAACGATAGCAAAACCCACTGCATAAAAGGAACCGATATAGCCTCTGCCAATGATCCTAAAATCTGATAGGGGAAAAATAAAAGTAGATCAAGTTTCTTATACTGAATGTATGAAATGGAATTCTCAATTACATTCTTTGTTATCCTTGCACTAGGATCAATAAAAAGAAAGTATTCTCCTTTTGCTCGGTTTGCCAATTCTTGGTAAGCCTTATTTTTATTCAACCTTTCATCTGAAGTTTCTTCGCAATATACTATTTGAAACCGCTTATCGCTCTGTACAAAATTTTTAACAGTTTGCTTAGCAGAGTCGGTTAAAAAGCCGTAAATGATAACCTCAAAGTGCGAATAGGATTGAACTTGCAAGTTGGAAAGTAAATATAGTATATTATTCTCCTTATTAAGAGCAGGGATTAAAACAGAAATAAAAGTTTGTGTTTTAACAGGAAAAGATTGCAAATAGGGCTGAGAGAGATAGTTGAATAGAACAACAAAAAAACGTACGCACGCAAAAAGCACAAAAGGCAAAACTACGTAAAACGAAATCATTGTTTATAAAGTTTATCCTGTTTATATATACTCTGTTTAAGAAAAAGATTGTATGTCAGCTGAAATTGAGTCAAACTAAAGTCGGTTAACCTATCATATTCTTGTAGGTAAATGGTTAGCGAAGGCTTTTTGTAATTATAGTAGTCGATAAGGTTCGCACACATTAAAAGCCTAAAATTATCTGACTGCTGTGCAATTCGTTCAATACCCTTTTGAAACTCAAGTCCCATGTGATGTTGACTGTGAAGCCTCCCCTGTGGGTAATACACCAAAACATTGTTTGGCTGCGTTAGAACCTCCGAAGCAAACCTTAAACTTTCAAGCATACCTTTTGAAGTTGGAACAATTGCATACGCACCGAGTTTTTTTAAAAACCGATGCTTCTTAAGTTCACTTTCGAGCATCATCAGATAAAACTCTTTGCGAAGAAGCATGGTGTTGAGCTTCCAGGCAAAAAAACCGTCCCACCAGCTAAAATGGTTTGGGATTAAGAGTACTGAGCGGTTATCGGGAGTAAAGTCGCCCTCAATGCGAATTTCCCTAAAATGTAGATTTAACAAAAGATTGGCGTATACCTTAAAGAGAAAATAAAACAAATCGATTTTTGGAGGTTTAATTACTTCCATTAGCATGAAATATTTACCTAAAGTTAACCAATGGAACAATAAAAACAAACTGACAAATTTTAAAAAGCATAAAAATAAACGAAGATGCTATATAAGTTTGAAAGGCAATTTCATAGTCACAACAACTAGTTGAAAAATACTTTTAATGATTAAATAGATTTGGATCGCGAAAAGAAAAAATCCCATTAGCAAGTTCAATTCTTGCTTTTGCCTCCTCGTGATTTGGATTTATTTCTAGAACCTTCGCATAGAAACCCAACGCTTTTGACTCTTGCCCCATTCGTGAGTAAAGCCGACCCCAACAATAAATAGTTTCTTCATCATCTGGGTTAAGAGATTCTAAGTACTCTTTTGCCTGCTCAAACTTTCCTTCAGCAAGTAATTTATTGAACTTTTCCATTTTTTACTCATTTAATATCCTTATCCCCTTATAACCATATAACCTGTTACGCTCAATGTAATCCCAAACATCATCGGGTACATAACCCAATACATCTTTATCTTTAGCAATAATTGATCGAATAAGAGTTGCTGAAATGCCAATTATAGGAGCATCTACAAGGCTAAAACGTTCCGATGGGAACTCCTGCTTGTATGCATTACATTCCCTTGGATAAACCATAAAATCATAGGAAGAAATAAGTTCGTCATATCCCTTCCACTTGGGGAGTGTTTCCACAGTATCGGAACCAATAATTAAAACAAAATTATAATCGGGATAAGTACTTTTCAGCACCTTTAAGGTATCAATAGTATATGACGGCCTTGGTAAGTTCATTTCCACATCACATACTTTCAGCCTTGTATTATTCTCATGTATTGCAAGCTTAGCCATATTCAACCGGTGCTCATCGGATTCTAGTTCATCGGCTTTTTTAAGCGGATTAAGAGGGCTAACCACAAACCATATCTCATCAAGATCTGAGAATTCTAGGATATACTCGGCAATCACCAGGTGACCTGTATGAATTGGATTAAATGAACCGAAAAAGAGGCCTACTTTCATATCTATTCAAATAAAAATTTTCTAACCACGGTTTCTGCTTCTACAAATGCACTCTCAACCTGATTGTTTGTAAGGATGTAATCGAATTGGGGCGCAAAGGACAATTCCTCTTGCGCCTTGCCTATTCTAACATTAATTGTTTCTTCGGTTTCAGTACCCCGTTTCAACAACCTTTTCCTTAACTCATCAATAGAAGGTGGTTTAACAAAAACAGCAAGCGAATTTTTGGGGAACTTCTTTTTTAGGTTAAGTCCACCTTTTACATCAACATCAAACATTACATGATGCCCTTTGTCCCAAATACGTTTTAACTCCGACCATAAAGTTCCATAGTATGATCCAGGATACACCTCTTCCCATTCAACAAACTCTCCCCTTTCAATTTTTTCTTTAAATTCTTCAACTGTCAGGAAGTAGTAATCCTTACCGTGAATTTCACCATCTCGGGGTTTACGGCTGCAGGCCGAAATAGAAAACTCAAGTTGAGGGAACTTTTCAAGCAGGTGCTTTACAATTGTTGTTTTTCCCGCCCCTGATGGCGCTGAAAATATTAGGAGTTTACCTTCCATTCCTTACAAAATGTTTAAAACCTGTTCTTTAATTTTCTCCAGCTCATCTTTCATCATCACTACTATTCTTTGAATTTCGGCATCATTTGCTTTTGAACCAAGGGTGTTGATTTCACGTCCCATTTCCTGAGCAATAAACCCAAGTTTTCGGCCCACAGGCTCATTTAGAGCCACGGTTTCGGTGAAATAATTACAATGCTGCTTTAAACGAACTTTTTCTTCTGTAATATCAAGTTTTTCTAAATAGTATATTACCTCCTGTTCAAACCTATTTGCATCAACCTTTATGTCGTTAGAGAGCAGTTTAAGTGATTCAGCTAAACGGTTCCGAACATTTTCAATTCTTTGTTTCTCGAAAGGGATAACCTTGTCAAGGTAATCTAAGATATGTTGCACCCTACTTAACAGATCATTCTGAAGGATAGCACCCTCTTGCTTTCTAAAATCAACAAGAGCACGTAATGCATCTAAACATGTTTCTTTTACAACCTTAAGTTCATCGGGTTCTATCTCTTCCTTGGTTGCCTTAACTACTTCAGGCAAACGAAGCACAGCAGGAATAGCTGTTGAAGGATTTAGTTCTAAATCATTGTTTTTTGATATGCTATTAAGCTGATTATAATAAGCCATAAAAACAGCCTCATTAATAGGAATAGCTTTTGTTTCAGCCGTTTCTTCAACCGAGATGCTTAAATCCACCTTGCCTCTTTGCAGTTCTTTAGAAACTAAATTCCTAATTTCCATCTCCAAATCGCGATAAACACCAGGAAGTCTAGTGTTTAAATCAAGTTGTTTTGAGTTAAGGGAACGGACCTCAACAACAATCTTTTTGTTTTTATACTCCCTTTCGGCCTTTCCAAAGCCAGTCATTGATAAAAGCATGATTGCGAAACTTTAAAACTTTATGCAAAAGTACCCAAAAAGTACCTATTAACAAGAATTAGCTCAAAATATTATTTATAAAATTCATCTACTAAAAACAAGATACCCAAACTTGATATACATTTGCAATCAATTTTTTTTATAGTATGCAAAAAGGAATTCTTACCATTGCTCTTTTGGTTCTCTCCAACACATTTATGACTTTAGCATGGTATGGCCATCTTAAATTTAAAGAGATGAGATGGTTTGAAAATGTTGGACTTATTGGAATAGTGTTAATAAGTTGGGGAATTGCACTATTTGAATATTTTTTCCAAGTACCTGCGAATCGTATTGGATTTAAAGGCAATGGTGGGCCTTTCTCGCTCGTAGAGCTTAAAGTAATTCAAGAGGCAATTACACTTTTGGTTTTTATGGGGTTTTCATTCTTTGCTTTTAAAACTGAAACAATAAAGCTAAACCATATCATAGGGTTTGGGTTCTTAATACTTGCCGTGTATTTTATTTTTAAAAAATAAAAGAAGGAGGTCTAACGACCTCCTTCGCCCCAAACACTCGATTTTACAAAAAAATCGAAAGCTTCCAATAAAAACCGAACTAACCAACTTTTAAATCTGCTAAACCGGAAGCCTATTTTAATTATTGCAAATATAAGACCAAATGATTATTTCATACTATTTTAAAAGCTAAAAAATACGTTTTATTTTTAATGAATCTATTGTAAAAATTCATGGCCGTTTTTTTTAAGTTTATCAAAGAAAAACCAAACCATTGCGTAATAATGTTTAAATAACATTATATTTGAACTAAATATAACGAATACGGTGATGAAACCTTTAAGAATTAACGCTGAAATAGATTCACCCGAAATATTTTTTAACCCTGAAAGTAGAGTTTTTTCTATTTCAGGGATATCACACCCTGAAAATCCCAAGGAGTTTTATCAACAAGTTATAGATTGGTTAGATGAGTTTTACGAATACATGAAAAACCAAGAACCCTCAAAAATAATAGTTGACCTAAATTTTAGATATATTAACTCCACATCATACAAATATCTTCGTGAAGTATTGCGAAAGATTGCTACATTCAGAGATTCAAATTTTGAGGTTGAAGTTCTATGGTACTACCACGAGGAAGATGAAGAGCTCCTTCATGAAGGAGTTGTACTCTTTGAACTACCCGATATCAACTTACCATACAAATGTATTCCTTACAACTAATCGGTATAAAGTTTCAGGTTTTCAATCCTTGAGATGATACTTTTCAACAGTCTGATTAACACATCCATATCGTTGGCATTTACTGTTGACAATAATCTACCACTTGACTCATCAAACTTTAACTGATTCATAAGCTGATTTGCATCATAACCTGTCATCATTGAAAAGCATCTACATATCTCCTCAACCGAAACATTTCCACCAATAATATTGAAATTATAAAGCATAGAAATTAACAGAGATAACGATTCGTGCGAAATAACAATTGTATTTGCAGCAGGGGTTGGCTTTAATGCAGAATCGCTATCAACTCTTGCCTCAAATTCTGCTTCCAATACCTCTAGCTGTAACTCTTTTAAAGCGTTGACCACTTCTGGATAGAACCTTTTTTTAATATATAGCACTTCGGCGTACTTTTCCTGAAGATTCCCACTCTCAATAGCTTGTAGCTTTAGGTTGATTAATCTAATCCAGGAATCGATCTCAATGGGCAGATACTCATCAACAGGTAGTCTTCGAACTTGCTCTCTTATCCTTGCAATTAATGGATTTAGCTTTTGTAAAAAGAACTCCTCAATTAAAATATCAGATTGATTAATGATGTTATCGGGCGTGAAAAGC containing:
- the feoB gene encoding ferrous iron transport protein B translates to MLLSELHNGEYGVIAKVKGRGAFRKRITEMGFVKGKKVTVVKNAPLKDPIEYSIMGYEVSLRRNEASLIEVITPNEAKEILTSNGSSTLTKTTEPELIKTRLKEVSKTINIALVGNPNAGKTSIFNHLAGAKEHVGNYSGVTVDSKKAKFKHKGYTFNITDLPGTYSLTAYTPEEVFVRRFIHEQTPDIVINVVDSSNLERNLYLTTQLIDMDIRVICALNMYDELLEKGDKFDYLMMGKLLGIPFIPTVGSKGKGLDKLLDTIINVYAEKDKITRHIHVNYGEEIERSIQAIQSKIKKNKALTVKYSSRYLAIKLIEKDKLADKLLRDETNYIEIRDQAEYEINRLETLFKEDSETLITDAKYGFIAGALKETYKESSHKKRHVTERIDKFLTHKFFGFPIFIFLIWLTFFTTFTVGQYPMNWIELGVDWISKTINSYMTEGPLKDLLVNGIISGVGSVIVFLPNILILFLFISLLEDTGYMARAAFIMDKLMHKIGLHGKSFIPLVMGFGCNVPAIMASRTIENKNNRLVTMLITPFMSCSARLPVYILILGAFFPEHAGNLLFVIYFTGILIAIGTALLFKKTIFKAEDIPFVMELPPYRMPTLRSTIFHMWHKGSQYLKKMGGVILVAVIFIWALGYFPSEIEYSKDYDKSLKSLTQEIENQNTSKEATDSLMARIHQIELEKEAERQEKSYLGRIGKFIEPAIRPLGFDWKMGVSLLSGVAAKEIVVSTLGVLYQSDTETDTNNLAEKLRAETHQGGALHGEFVFTKVTALAFLIFILVYFPCVAVISAIKNESGSWKWAIFTIFFTTGLAWLLAFLVYQIGNLIVG
- a CDS encoding FeoB-associated Cys-rich membrane protein, encoding MVQEILVYLIIAGAIAYTAYNVYQIFNPKKINSGKCAGCSTGSCEIKSFANKKI
- a CDS encoding heavy-metal-associated domain-containing protein — protein: MKTVNLKVKNMKCMGCVNSIQNSLTGMNGINDVKIDLTNQTVTLTYESDNALEDVFSKLKDIGYPAEKL
- a CDS encoding sulfide-dependent adenosine diphosphate thiazole synthase, whose translation is MEYLVSKGIVDSYFEKFKKILNVDVAIVGGGPSGLLASYYLAKNGVNVVLFERKLAPGGGMWGGAMMFNDIIVQHEALPIVNELGINHKPYAEGLYVIDSLQATSSLIYHASKAGATLMNCISVEDVVIQDEKVNGVVINWAPVHRERMHVDPIIVTAKVVLDATGHDCEVARILERKNGIKLNTPTGSVIGERSMSVYEAEKTTIENTKEIYPGLFVSGMAANGVSGSFRMGPIFGGMLLSGQKVANTILNAVNQTV
- the thiE gene encoding thiamine phosphate synthase; translated protein: MIRKEEGFGLYVIITRPTLSYTTIAEQCVKLGIKMLQLREKHLDDRHLLKVARELRQITKGTNTKLVINDRPDIAALCDADYLHLGQDDIPIEEARKIVGNMKIGLSTHSIAQAKEALTKNPDYIGFGPIYPTNAKAKPDPPVGTEQLKQVVEFSSVPVVAIGGIFPENIEEVLSAGATSIAMVRHLMQTEFFTECAKMIIERIENYEYSTSICS
- the thiC gene encoding phosphomethylpyrimidine synthase ThiC is translated as MNTQLQYAAKGIVTPEMEQAALHDGVSPNWICAQIAAGRCVIPKNKNHNIKARAIGDGLPTKINANIGTSGKHCSINEELEKLKIAAKYGADSIMDLSTGGDLFLILSEVLKNSPVMVGTVPIYTVVARKGELGLSDEFIFDPEELFHEIEEQAKLGVDFMTLHCAVTRESIRYLKTHKRVTGIVSRGGSLIYRYIKQTGKENPLYEQYDRVLEICQRYDVTISLGDGLRPGSGADANDHSQIEELLIQGDLVRRAQEKGVQVMVEGPGHMPLNQIEANMKLMKRICYGAPLYVLGPLTTDAAAGYDHIAGAIGGAIAATHGANFLCYVTPAEHLCLPNIDDVKQGVIASRIAAHSADIANGLPLATLNDLNLSRARYELNWNEMFKYMIDPENARKRKNDSESEKDDYCTMCGELCAMKTYKNSSN